The following are encoded in a window of Flavobacterium psychrotrophum genomic DNA:
- a CDS encoding acyl-CoA thioesterase: MNFHEFKVRVRYAETDQMGVVYHGNYAQYFEMGRVEWLRNLGISYKSMEEAGIMLPVVSLTMNYKKPARYDDLLSVKTILKKQDGVKIEFDYEIYNEKQELLTTGYSMLVFVDMKTGRPTSPPQYVKEKLNF, from the coding sequence ATGAATTTTCACGAATTTAAAGTACGTGTACGCTATGCCGAAACCGACCAAATGGGGGTGGTGTATCACGGAAATTATGCGCAATATTTTGAGATGGGTCGTGTAGAATGGCTTAGAAATCTTGGTATTAGCTATAAGTCGATGGAAGAGGCGGGTATCATGCTTCCGGTGGTGTCGCTGACCATGAATTATAAAAAACCGGCCCGTTATGACGACCTTTTAAGTGTGAAGACGATACTTAAAAAACAGGATGGCGTTAAGATAGAATTTGACTACGAAATATATAACGAGAAACAGGAGTTATTAACAACGGGTTACTCTATGCTGGTGTTTGTAGACATGAAAACCGGACGACCAACAAGCCCGCCTCAGTATGTAAAAGAGAAGCTTAATTTTTAG
- the dnaA gene encoding chromosomal replication initiator protein DnaA, whose product MTKTAQSVWENCLLFIQDNIQEQAYKTWFEPIRAVELSDNALYIQVPSKFFYEWLEEHYVKLLKVALTKELGIGAKLLYKIKMENTYGNKQPFTEQLPSAHRAPVKPQEVDVPLQNKNPELKNPFVIPGIRNLKIESQLNANYSFDNFFEGDANRLARSAGMAVANKPGGTSFNPLLIFGGVGLGKTHLAHAIGIEIKDKYPDKTVLYISAEIFTQQYIDSVKRNTRNDFIHFYQLIDVLIIDDVQFLSGKTGTQDVFFHIFNHLHQNGKQVILTSDKAPVDMQDIEQRLLSRFKWGLSAELHQPDYETRISILNNILFRDGVEMPSEIVEYVARNIKSNVRELEGAIISLIAQSSFNHREVNLELAKMVVEKFVKNVKREISIDYIQKVVSDYFQLDIDTLKSKTRKRHVVQARQLAMFFAKKFTKASLANIGSQIGDRDHATVLHACKTVDNLVTTDKQFRKFVDDINKKLSV is encoded by the coding sequence ATGACTAAAACTGCGCAATCGGTATGGGAAAACTGTCTGTTATTTATACAAGACAATATTCAGGAGCAGGCCTACAAAACCTGGTTCGAACCGATAAGGGCAGTTGAGCTTTCAGACAATGCCCTGTATATCCAGGTGCCCAGTAAATTCTTTTACGAATGGCTCGAAGAACACTATGTAAAGCTGCTTAAAGTAGCCCTTACAAAAGAACTTGGAATCGGCGCTAAGTTACTCTATAAAATTAAAATGGAAAACACTTATGGCAACAAACAGCCCTTTACAGAGCAGTTGCCAAGTGCCCACCGTGCCCCTGTAAAACCACAGGAGGTAGATGTACCTTTGCAAAACAAAAACCCGGAGCTTAAAAACCCGTTTGTAATACCCGGCATACGCAACCTTAAAATAGAATCTCAGCTTAATGCTAATTACAGCTTTGACAACTTTTTTGAAGGCGATGCTAACCGTCTTGCCCGTTCGGCAGGTATGGCTGTGGCAAACAAACCCGGAGGTACTTCTTTTAACCCACTCCTTATATTTGGTGGTGTAGGTTTGGGTAAAACCCACCTTGCACATGCCATAGGAATTGAGATAAAAGACAAGTACCCGGACAAAACAGTCCTATATATATCGGCAGAGATTTTTACCCAGCAATATATCGACTCGGTAAAACGTAATACCCGTAATGACTTTATCCATTTCTATCAATTGATAGACGTGCTTATTATAGACGACGTACAATTTCTTTCCGGAAAAACCGGTACACAGGATGTGTTTTTTCACATCTTTAACCATCTGCACCAAAATGGAAAACAGGTTATCCTTACATCAGATAAGGCACCGGTAGACATGCAGGATATAGAGCAGCGCCTGCTGTCCCGCTTTAAGTGGGGCCTTTCGGCAGAGTTGCACCAGCCGGACTATGAAACCCGTATCTCTATTCTTAACAACATACTGTTTCGTGATGGCGTAGAAATGCCTTCGGAAATTGTAGAATATGTAGCACGTAATATTAAGAGCAACGTTCGCGAACTTGAAGGTGCTATTATATCGCTCATTGCACAATCATCTTTTAACCACCGCGAGGTAAACCTTGAGCTTGCCAAAATGGTGGTAGAGAAATTTGTAAAGAACGTAAAGCGCGAAATATCTATAGATTACATACAAAAAGTAGTCTCTGATTATTTCCAGCTGGATATAGATACGCTGAAATCTAAAACCAGAAAACGCCACGTGGTGCAGGCCAGGCAGTTAGCCATGTTTTTTGCCAAGAAGTTTACAAAAGCATCCTTAGCAAACATAGGCTCTCAAATAGGCGATCGCGACCATGCTACCGTGCTTCACGCCTGTAAAACCGTAGATAACCTGGTTACTACAGATAAACAGTTCCGTAAGTTTGTAGATGATATTAATAAAAAACTATCTGTATAA
- a CDS encoding low molecular weight protein-tyrosine-phosphatase, protein MPVKILMVCLGNICRSPLAEGILQSKLPSDKFTVDSAGTGDWHAGQGPDRRSVATAKGRGLDISCQKARQIKPADFTNFDHIYVMDSSNLRDVTKLAPTQEAKAKVKLMMDEVFPGQKVDVPDPYYGGPDGFEKVYDMLDEACTLVAQKLIKEHA, encoded by the coding sequence ATGCCCGTTAAGATACTGATGGTATGCCTGGGCAATATTTGTCGTTCGCCACTGGCGGAAGGCATATTGCAAAGTAAACTTCCTTCAGATAAATTCACGGTAGATTCTGCCGGAACAGGAGACTGGCATGCCGGGCAGGGTCCGGACAGACGGTCTGTTGCCACTGCAAAAGGCCGCGGACTGGATATTAGTTGCCAAAAGGCACGCCAGATAAAACCAGCCGACTTTACCAACTTTGACCATATTTATGTAATGGACAGCAGTAACCTGCGCGACGTTACTAAACTTGCACCGACACAAGAGGCAAAAGCCAAAGTAAAACTGATGATGGACGAGGTATTTCCAGGACAGAAAGTTGATGTACCCGACCCTTACTATGGTGGCCCCGATGGTTTTGAAAAAGTATATGATATGCTTGATGAAGCCTGTACCCTTGTTGCCCAAAAACTTATTAAAGAACACGCCTGA
- a CDS encoding SAM-dependent methyltransferase, with the protein MPAGKLYLLPVPLGDDANPKDVLPETVARSIEFIDHYIVENEKTARKFIKAILPTKKQPDLKLSVLNKHTLASEHIAFIQPCIEGKNIGLMSEAGCPGVADPGAAIVKLAHEKGIQVVPLVGPSSILLAMMASGMNGQSFAFNGYLPIDKGDKKAALKNFEKLSQEKSQSQIFIETPFRNNRLLDDLLVLLQPSTHLCIAADITLPTELIKTRTVAQWKKEQPDLHNRPAIFIVHRF; encoded by the coding sequence ATGCCTGCCGGAAAACTATACCTCCTACCCGTTCCCCTTGGTGATGATGCCAACCCTAAAGATGTACTTCCGGAAACGGTAGCACGGTCTATTGAGTTTATAGACCATTACATAGTAGAGAACGAAAAAACGGCACGCAAATTTATTAAGGCCATACTACCTACTAAAAAACAACCCGATTTAAAACTCTCTGTTTTAAACAAACATACCCTGGCCTCTGAACATATTGCTTTTATACAACCTTGTATAGAGGGTAAAAACATAGGCCTGATGAGCGAAGCAGGATGCCCCGGTGTGGCAGATCCCGGTGCTGCCATTGTAAAGCTGGCACATGAAAAAGGCATACAGGTGGTTCCGCTTGTAGGGCCTTCTTCTATACTACTGGCTATGATGGCAAGCGGCATGAACGGCCAGAGCTTTGCCTTTAATGGCTACCTGCCTATTGATAAAGGCGACAAAAAAGCAGCACTTAAAAACTTTGAGAAACTGAGCCAGGAAAAAAGCCAAAGCCAGATTTTTATAGAAACACCGTTTCGCAACAACAGGCTGCTTGACGACCTTTTAGTATTACTTCAGCCCAGCACACACCTGTGTATTGCCGCAGATATTACACTGCCTACAGAGCTTATTAAAACCCGCACTGTAGCCCAGTGGAAAAAAGAACAGCCCGACCTGCACAACAGGCCTGCTATTTTTATCGTTCATAGGTTTTAA
- a CDS encoding SulP family inorganic anion transporter — protein sequence MKLFDFSKKINYKNEILAGLTVAMTMIPESLSFAILAGFPPLVGLYAAFIMGLITAVLGGRPGLVSGGAGATVITLIALMKSHGLEYVFAAVALAGVFQILVGIFKWGKFIRLVPQPVMYGFVNGLALVIFMSQLEQFKTVINGESVWLSGTPLYIMGGLVALTIAIVIGLPKITKAIPASLVAIMVVFAVVLGLGIETKTVQDIASVQGGFPPFHIPNISLSFETLKIILPYSLIMGAVGLTEGLLTLNLVDEITGTRGNSNRECIAQGTANIANGFFSGMGGCPMIAQTFVNLNAGARARLSGIVAALTILCIILFGAPVIGKLPMAALTGVMIMVAVGTFEWASFKIIRKMPKSDIITGILVAVITIVLHNLALAVLIGVIISALVFAWESAKHIRTKTYLDNGGIKYYEITGPLFFGSITAFNELFDIVNDPQEVVIDFKESRITDMSAIEAVNILTRKYNEAGKKLTLKHLSADSRNLLKNAEGIIEVNINEDPLYKVVS from the coding sequence ATGAAACTATTCGACTTCTCAAAAAAGATCAATTATAAAAACGAGATACTGGCCGGGCTTACCGTAGCCATGACCATGATACCTGAGTCGCTCTCGTTTGCCATATTAGCGGGCTTTCCTCCCCTCGTAGGCTTATACGCAGCTTTTATCATGGGGTTGATAACTGCAGTACTTGGCGGCAGGCCGGGACTGGTTTCGGGCGGCGCGGGCGCAACGGTTATAACACTTATCGCCCTTATGAAATCGCACGGGCTGGAATATGTATTTGCTGCTGTGGCTCTTGCGGGCGTGTTCCAGATACTCGTAGGTATTTTTAAATGGGGAAAATTCATACGCCTGGTACCACAACCTGTAATGTACGGTTTCGTAAATGGGCTTGCCTTGGTAATATTTATGTCGCAGCTGGAGCAATTTAAAACGGTGATAAATGGCGAAAGTGTATGGCTGAGTGGCACACCGCTTTATATTATGGGCGGGCTTGTAGCGTTAACCATTGCCATAGTTATTGGTTTACCTAAAATTACGAAAGCTATACCGGCATCGCTGGTTGCCATCATGGTAGTATTTGCTGTGGTATTAGGTTTGGGCATCGAAACAAAAACTGTTCAGGATATCGCATCGGTACAGGGTGGCTTCCCTCCTTTTCATATACCGAATATTTCACTTTCATTCGAAACGCTTAAAATCATATTGCCCTACTCCCTTATTATGGGTGCTGTAGGCTTAACAGAAGGCCTGCTTACCCTGAATTTAGTAGATGAAATTACAGGCACCCGTGGCAACAGTAACCGGGAATGTATTGCACAGGGCACGGCCAATATTGCCAACGGTTTCTTTTCGGGTATGGGCGGTTGCCCCATGATAGCCCAAACGTTTGTAAACCTAAATGCAGGGGCACGCGCCAGGCTGTCGGGCATTGTAGCGGCACTTACCATATTGTGTATCATCTTATTTGGCGCACCGGTTATAGGCAAATTACCCATGGCTGCACTTACCGGTGTAATGATCATGGTAGCCGTAGGAACATTTGAGTGGGCAAGTTTTAAAATTATACGCAAAATGCCAAAAAGCGATATCATTACAGGTATTCTTGTAGCAGTAATAACTATTGTACTGCACAATCTGGCATTGGCAGTACTTATAGGCGTTATCATATCAGCCCTGGTGTTTGCATGGGAGAGTGCAAAACACATCCGTACAAAAACCTATCTTGATAACGGTGGCATTAAATATTATGAGATTACAGGCCCGCTATTTTTCGGATCGATAACTGCATTTAATGAACTTTTTGATATTGTTAATGACCCTCAGGAAGTTGTAATTGACTTTAAAGAAAGTCGCATTACTGATATGTCGGCTATTGAAGCGGTAAACATACTGACAAGAAAATACAATGAAGCAGGCAAAAAACTAACGCTGAAACACCTTAGCGCAGACAGCCGTAACCTGCTTAAAAATGCAGAGGGTATTATTGAAGTAAACATTAACGAAGACCCGCTTTACAAAGTAGTTTCGTAA
- the nhaA gene encoding Na+/H+ antiporter NhaA produces MVKLINFSVFKKFFGSSAAGGIILLTCVVLSLTIANTGLATPFNHFLDIKIGFKNSVLNLQYSTISWINDGLMSVFFLLVGLEIKREIIEGELSSVKLAILPVLAAIGGVIVPALIYSLFNHNDIHTANGWGIPMATDIAFALGILSLLGNKVPSRLKIFLAALAIVDDLIAILVIAIFYSSGLHYNYLLYASGILLLLIIFNRAGIKNLWFYVVPGVVMWYFIHHSGIHATIAGVLTALTLPTTPDDTESPLEKLEHLLSNPVNFIIMPIFAIANTNITFEVGMSQGLISNMGLGIVLGLFLGKPIGIFTMSWLAVKLKLAKLPAKVGWIHVLGLGLLGGIGFTMSIFVALLSFDKPWLQSEAKFSVLVASILSGIVGYTFLSIYNKKKQRT; encoded by the coding sequence ATGGTAAAACTTATAAACTTTAGTGTTTTCAAAAAATTTTTCGGCTCTTCAGCAGCAGGCGGAATTATTTTATTGACATGTGTAGTACTCTCTCTAACAATTGCAAATACTGGATTAGCAACCCCATTTAACCATTTTTTAGATATAAAAATAGGTTTTAAAAATTCAGTTCTTAATTTACAATATAGTACTATAAGCTGGATAAATGACGGGTTAATGTCTGTATTTTTTCTTTTAGTAGGCTTAGAAATAAAGAGAGAGATAATTGAGGGAGAATTATCGTCTGTAAAACTCGCTATACTTCCTGTACTTGCTGCCATAGGCGGCGTTATAGTACCTGCACTTATATACAGCCTATTTAATCATAACGACATACATACTGCCAATGGCTGGGGTATACCTATGGCTACCGATATTGCTTTTGCATTAGGAATATTATCGTTGTTAGGAAATAAAGTCCCATCAAGGCTAAAGATATTTCTTGCAGCCCTTGCAATTGTGGATGACCTTATAGCTATTTTAGTAATCGCCATCTTCTACTCAAGCGGTTTACATTATAATTATCTTTTATATGCTTCGGGTATATTATTGTTGCTCATCATCTTTAACCGTGCAGGAATTAAAAATCTTTGGTTTTATGTGGTTCCTGGGGTTGTTATGTGGTATTTTATACACCACTCTGGCATACATGCTACAATAGCCGGAGTACTTACAGCATTAACGTTACCCACAACACCTGATGACACCGAGTCTCCTCTTGAAAAATTGGAGCACCTTTTGAGTAATCCCGTGAACTTTATAATCATGCCGATTTTTGCTATAGCTAACACAAATATTACTTTTGAAGTAGGAATGTCTCAGGGGCTTATTAGCAATATGGGACTGGGTATTGTACTGGGGCTATTTCTAGGTAAACCTATAGGCATATTCACCATGTCCTGGCTAGCCGTAAAATTAAAACTTGCCAAACTCCCTGCTAAAGTAGGCTGGATACATGTTCTAGGTTTAGGGCTTTTAGGAGGCATAGGTTTTACAATGTCCATTTTTGTAGCACTACTATCTTTCGACAAACCGTGGTTGCAGTCAGAAGCAAAGTTTTCTGTATTAGTTGCTTCAATCTTATCCGGAATAGTTGGTTACACTTTCCTTAGTATCTATAATAAAAAGAAACAGCGTACTTAG
- a CDS encoding peptidoglycan-binding protein LysM, with amino-acid sequence MLVKQWIYFSGLALFIATVSTGFKTKEEKQFGRIEGFHLSEDEITHYSVPTIDETAKINFNFPFTGKSYVGFKQAVGIKESQGLYKLVNRYGYMGKYQFGKTALRALGIYNTKNFLNNPGLQERAFKALLCKNKWELRNEIGRYEGQVIRGVTITESGILAAAHLAGANSVKVFLNSNGRNGYRDGFGTSLKSYIKKFGGYDTSNIVAHPSPKVKA; translated from the coding sequence ATGTTAGTAAAACAATGGATATACTTTTCAGGGCTTGCCCTATTCATTGCAACCGTTAGTACCGGTTTCAAGACTAAAGAGGAAAAACAATTTGGAAGGATAGAAGGATTTCACCTTTCCGAAGACGAGATAACACATTACTCGGTTCCTACAATAGATGAAACCGCCAAGATCAACTTCAACTTTCCATTTACCGGAAAATCTTATGTAGGCTTTAAACAGGCAGTAGGCATTAAAGAGAGCCAGGGCCTTTATAAGCTTGTTAACCGTTATGGCTACATGGGCAAATACCAGTTTGGCAAAACAGCACTTCGCGCCCTTGGTATTTATAATACAAAAAACTTTTTAAATAATCCCGGCCTTCAGGAGCGTGCTTTTAAAGCCCTTCTTTGCAAGAACAAATGGGAACTTAGAAATGAAATAGGCCGCTACGAAGGCCAGGTTATCCGTGGTGTTACAATAACCGAATCGGGCATACTTGCCGCTGCGCATTTAGCCGGTGCCAATTCTGTAAAAGTGTTTTTAAACAGTAATGGGCGCAATGGCTACCGCGATGGTTTTGGTACATCTTTAAAAAGTTACATCAAAAAATTTGGCGGCTATGATACTTCTAACATAGTAGCACATCCTTCTCCAAAAGTAAAAGCTTAA
- the mltG gene encoding endolytic transglycosylase MltG, with protein sequence MKLRRFIAIFSLIFILGGTYYGYNAYQKIYVANTKFTQKEVAVYIPSGSDYDKAKELLTPYVEDMEKFDWVAGLKKYPENVKSGKFILTQGMSNNDIVGSMRNPVIVHVSFNNQETLQRLAGRLSQQIEPDSLQILNAFTDKAFLEENGLNEDNVLSIFIPNSYEFYWNTSATKVRDKMIKEYRKFWTPERTAKAEALGLTPLQVSALASIVHKETVKTDERPRVAGVYLNRVNKGMKLEADPTVIYSIKKQSGDFDQVIKRVFFKDLVIDSPYNTYKYAGLPPGPIAMPDITAIDAVLNPEKHNYIYFCASVTNFGYHEFAVTPAQHEVNRQKYVAWVEKMGIKR encoded by the coding sequence TTGAAACTAAGAAGATTTATTGCAATTTTTTCGCTGATATTCATCCTCGGCGGAACGTATTATGGGTACAATGCCTACCAGAAAATATACGTAGCAAATACAAAATTTACTCAAAAAGAAGTAGCTGTCTACATACCCAGCGGATCTGACTATGATAAGGCTAAAGAACTGCTTACCCCTTATGTAGAAGATATGGAGAAATTTGACTGGGTAGCCGGCCTTAAAAAATATCCGGAAAATGTAAAATCTGGTAAATTCATACTTACACAGGGTATGAGTAATAACGATATTGTTGGCTCAATGCGTAACCCTGTAATAGTTCATGTGTCATTTAATAATCAGGAAACATTGCAAAGGCTTGCCGGGCGCCTGTCTCAGCAAATAGAGCCAGATAGCCTGCAAATATTAAATGCCTTTACAGATAAGGCTTTTCTCGAAGAAAACGGCCTTAATGAAGATAATGTACTTAGTATTTTTATTCCTAACTCTTATGAGTTTTACTGGAACACATCGGCAACTAAGGTGCGCGATAAAATGATTAAAGAGTATCGAAAATTCTGGACGCCAGAGCGTACAGCCAAAGCTGAGGCATTAGGACTTACACCATTGCAGGTTTCTGCGCTTGCCAGTATAGTACATAAAGAAACGGTAAAGACCGATGAGAGGCCGCGTGTAGCCGGTGTATATCTTAACCGTGTTAATAAAGGGATGAAGCTTGAGGCCGACCCTACCGTTATTTATTCCATCAAGAAACAGTCTGGCGATTTTGACCAGGTTATAAAACGTGTGTTTTTTAAAGATTTAGTTATAGACTCGCCTTACAATACCTACAAGTATGCCGGCTTGCCTCCTGGGCCTATAGCAATGCCAGATATTACCGCTATTGACGCTGTACTAAATCCTGAAAAGCACAACTATATTTATTTTTGTGCCAGTGTTACTAATTTTGGTTACCATGAGTTTGCCGTTACCCCGGCACAACACGAAGTAAACCGCCAAAAGTATGTTGCCTGGGTAGAAAAGATGGGTATAAAGAGGTAA
- a CDS encoding GNAT family N-acetyltransferase, with protein MVTLTGNTIYLRALEPEDLEFIYRIENNEALWEVSYTQTPYSRFLIRQYLENAHQDIYEAKQLRLAICMRGSFDAVGLIDLFDFDPANQRAGIGIIIADEGNRGKGLGSESLGLVKQYAFSILNLHQLYANIDTSNIASAALFTNFGFDLIGIKKEWNKRGTTYADEALYQLINK; from the coding sequence GTGGTAACCTTAACCGGAAATACAATTTACCTGCGCGCACTGGAGCCCGAAGACCTTGAGTTTATTTATCGTATAGAAAATAATGAGGCACTGTGGGAAGTTAGTTACACGCAAACGCCATACAGTCGTTTCCTTATACGGCAGTACCTTGAAAATGCCCACCAGGATATTTATGAGGCTAAGCAGTTGCGGCTTGCCATTTGCATGAGGGGCAGTTTTGATGCCGTAGGTCTTATTGACTTGTTTGACTTTGACCCGGCCAATCAAAGAGCCGGAATAGGGATTATTATTGCTGACGAAGGTAACAGGGGTAAAGGCCTGGGCAGTGAGTCACTTGGCCTTGTTAAGCAATACGCATTCAGTATTTTAAACCTGCATCAGCTCTATGCAAATATTGATACGTCAAATATTGCAAGTGCCGCCCTTTTTACTAATTTTGGCTTTGATTTGATAGGTATAAAAAAAGAGTGGAACAAGCGAGGGACTACCTATGCAGACGAAGCCTTATACCAGTTGATAAACAAATAA
- the dapF gene encoding diaminopimelate epimerase, producing the protein MEYTFYKYQGTGNDFVMIDNRDDIFPKNDTKLVSQLCDRRFGIGADGLILLENAGSTDFRMVYYNSDGNTSTMCGNGGRCIVAFANALGIIDNETEFEAVDGRHHATISDDGIVSLHMKDVNTVSIYENYLFLDTGSPHHVELVDDLQQLDVKQIGANIRYSGLYGDAGANVNFVNQSGPDKFSVRTYERGVEDETFSCGTGVTAVAIAMKVLGKTTSDTISLQTPGGSLSVSFTQDGKQFKDVYLTGPARFVFKGEAEW; encoded by the coding sequence ATGGAATACACCTTTTACAAATACCAGGGTACCGGTAACGATTTTGTAATGATAGACAACCGCGATGATATCTTTCCCAAAAATGATACCAAACTTGTTTCGCAACTGTGCGACCGAAGGTTTGGCATTGGTGCAGACGGGCTCATCTTATTAGAGAACGCAGGTAGTACTGATTTTCGTATGGTATACTACAATTCTGATGGAAATACCAGCACGATGTGCGGAAACGGAGGCCGTTGCATAGTGGCTTTTGCCAATGCGCTGGGCATTATAGATAATGAAACAGAGTTTGAAGCTGTAGATGGTCGCCACCACGCTACCATAAGTGATGATGGTATAGTATCATTGCATATGAAAGACGTTAATACGGTATCGATATATGAAAATTACCTGTTTCTTGATACAGGATCGCCGCATCATGTAGAGCTGGTAGACGATTTGCAACAACTCGATGTAAAACAAATAGGGGCTAACATACGCTATAGCGGGTTGTATGGAGATGCTGGTGCAAACGTAAACTTTGTAAACCAGTCAGGTCCTGACAAATTTTCAGTGCGAACGTATGAAAGGGGTGTAGAAGATGAAACTTTTTCATGTGGTACCGGTGTTACTGCCGTGGCCATAGCCATGAAGGTTTTAGGTAAAACCACGTCTGATACGATTAGCCTGCAAACACCCGGAGGCTCGCTTAGCGTGTCTTTTACGCAAGATGGCAAGCAGTTTAAGGATGTATATCTTACAGGGCCTGCACGTTTTGTATTTAAAGGCGAAGCCGAGTGGTAA
- a CDS encoding trypsin-like peptidase domain-containing protein, with protein sequence MKQISSLFLVSLLSGATTLGAYKLVFDNDTQNNALSIAAPQTSSARNVSYGAPSAEISDFTAAADKAVHTVVHVKNTVYRNGPQSMMDYMFGARGGQQQAQVGTGSGVIITQDGYIVTNNHVIQNANELEVTLNNNKTYKAKLVGTDSKMDIALLKVDTNEKLPYATFGNSDDIKVGEWVLAVGNPYNLTSTVTAGIVSAKARNLSKDGLQSFIQTDAAVNPGNSGGALVNTRGELVGINTMISSTTGSYVGYSFAVPSNITRKIVEDLMEYGNVQRGALGIQGGELNSISAREFGVTDTQGFFVNSVVDKSGAQKAGIKKGDIIKKIDNTIINGFSDLNAAIVTKRPDDVVKIIVQRNGETMTVPVKLTKNEINSFTYDGLEMEDLTAAEKKALKIDYGVRIKEITDENYMPYYEELKGGIILTINNTKATDITTVTEILSRKGPNNHVKVEMLTKNRELLRFIM encoded by the coding sequence ATGAAACAAATTTCAAGCCTGTTTTTGGTATCCCTGCTTAGTGGTGCCACTACCCTTGGAGCATATAAACTGGTATTTGATAATGACACGCAAAACAATGCCTTATCAATTGCCGCTCCGCAAACCAGTTCAGCCAGAAATGTATCGTATGGTGCACCCAGTGCAGAAATCTCTGATTTTACCGCTGCCGCAGATAAAGCCGTACATACCGTAGTTCACGTAAAAAACACCGTTTACCGCAACGGTCCACAGTCTATGATGGATTATATGTTTGGCGCACGCGGCGGGCAGCAGCAGGCACAGGTGGGCACCGGTAGTGGTGTTATAATTACCCAGGATGGCTACATTGTGACAAACAACCACGTAATTCAGAACGCTAACGAGCTGGAGGTAACGCTTAATAACAATAAAACATATAAAGCTAAGCTGGTAGGTACCGATAGCAAAATGGACATCGCACTTTTAAAAGTAGATACCAATGAAAAGCTGCCCTATGCCACCTTTGGTAATAGTGATGATATTAAGGTGGGCGAATGGGTACTTGCCGTCGGTAACCCTTATAATCTTACCTCTACCGTTACCGCAGGTATAGTATCGGCTAAGGCGCGTAACCTGAGCAAAGACGGCTTACAATCTTTCATTCAGACGGATGCCGCCGTAAACCCCGGTAACAGCGGTGGTGCCCTTGTAAATACCCGTGGCGAACTTGTGGGCATTAACACCATGATATCGAGCACTACAGGATCTTATGTAGGGTATTCGTTTGCAGTACCAAGCAACATTACCCGCAAAATTGTAGAAGACCTTATGGAGTATGGTAACGTGCAGCGCGGTGCACTGGGCATACAGGGTGGTGAGCTTAACAGCATATCAGCAAGAGAGTTTGGTGTTACAGATACCCAGGGCTTTTTTGTAAACAGCGTTGTAGATAAAAGCGGTGCACAGAAAGCCGGCATCAAAAAAGGCGATATCATTAAAAAGATAGACAACACTATTATAAACGGGTTCTCAGACCTTAATGCTGCCATAGTAACCAAGCGCCCTGATGATGTGGTAAAAATAATAGTTCAGCGTAATGGCGAAACCATGACTGTTCCTGTAAAGCTTACTAAAAATGAGATAAACAGCTTTACTTATGACGGCCTTGAAATGGAAGATCTTACCGCTGCCGAAAAGAAAGCGCTTAAAATAGATTATGGTGTAAGGATAAAAGAAATTACCGACGAAAATTATATGCCGTACTATGAAGAACTTAAAGGCGGCATTATCCTGACCATAAATAATACTAAGGCTACCGATATTACTACGGTAACTGAAATACTTTCTCGCAAAGGCCCTAATAACCATGTTAAGGTAGAAATGCTTACCAAAAACAGAGAGCTGCTGCGATTTATAATGTAA